The genomic interval CCAATGAACAACCATGGTAACTACATTGTCCGCCTGGGCCATTTCGTACGGTGGCTGGGGGAGCAGGCTGAGGAGCTTGGGGTAGAACTGTACCCTGGGTATGCTGCTGCCGAGGTACAATGGAGGTCTTTCATGCACTCTGTGATATACTGGCTGCAAACCTCACCATatacaagggtacaacaacagcatcCAGCCTGGGATTTGACCCCATCACCCTCTGTTTAGGATCTGGTGCTGTAACATTGCACCACCTACTGCCCATAAGTGAATGTTTTACGTTTTTATTATGACATAATAAAAGCCTTCGTTAGATCGACTCACCAGTTACTGGCAGTAATTCTTGAATTTATTCTTCAACACTGTAGGTACTGTTTCATGAGGATGGAAGTGTGAAAGGAATCGCTACAAATGATGTAGGGATTTCCAAAGACGGTTCACCTAAGGTAAGATTTTGCCATGTCATTTTAATTCGAAATATGGCTCATGTCAAAAATGTGGCCATTAGCATGTGCAAAATTATAATGCCTCATTGtctaataaaattattttctattattgtTCAAAACATATCAATAAACCaattgtacagtatgtcattGTATATTGGTATGTTCTCATTGTTGCCAAGATGATTATTGGTTTCTTATGTATTACTGTTTGATGCAATCTTATATGCAGGATGTGTTTGAAAGGGGCATGGAGCTTCATGCAAAAGTTACAGTATTTGGGGAAGGCTGCCATGGGCACTTGGCCAAACAGCTATACAAACAGTTCAACCTGAGGGAGAAGTGCCAGCCTCAGACCTACGCCATTGGACTAAAAGAGGTTGTCTGCTGTTGATgtgcattttgccattttgttacATTCTGTTTCTCAAATGAATATTAGGTAACAGAAGAGGCGAAACCAAATGCAATGATgcaatcaagttttttttcacCAAGAGAAGTGGGTGCAAGTTTTCAGATCTGATTACAGATGACATTTTAATGGTGGCTCACAGTTAGCGAGTAGATTGTTGCTTTATATAGAGTTTTAACAGAAGTTCAGTACCACCAGTCTATAACTCTGTGATCCTTGGATAAAACAATTATTGCTTTGGGACTCCACCATTACATGTCCCAGCCATGTCTTTGTAGAGTTTCATACTGTTTCCTAAGTGAATTGACCAGTGCAATCTCCAACACTGACTGTAGGTGTGGATCATTGATGAGAAGAAGTGGAGACCTGGCAGAGTTGAGCACACAGTTGGCTGGCCACTGGACAGGAACACATACGGAGGATCTTTCCTGTACCATCTGAATGAAGGGGAGCCACTAGTGGCCTTAGGTTTTGTAGTGAGTAACATATACTATAGATTTTCAAGCATTTTATTCCTGGATTTGTTTCATGGAATGAATGAATCCCCTCAGTGGCAGAAACCTTTTGGCCAAATTAACATTTAAGTGCAGTAATATTCGCAGGCAAACAAGATTTGGGCAACAGATgacatgtgaaatatgaaagttGGCAAAAGCTCTTTCGTGTCTTTCCAATGAAACGTTGAATGGAAACCGACATAAGTTTAAAAACGCTGTGTTATCTCTTTGACAGGTTGGTTTGGATTATCAGAACCCTTACCTTAGTCCCTTCAGAGAGTTTCAGAGGTGGAAACATCACCCTTCTGTTGCTCCAACTCTGGAGGGAGGATCCCGCATCGCATACGGGGCAAGGGCACTCAACGAGGGCGGATTCCAGGTGGGCCAGCCTTTTGTGGAGGGTGTCGGGGGTTTCAGCACAGGCCAGAATTGGTCTTGTCATTCCCCAAGATGTCTGCTCTGGCTCGTGACCCTTCCCATCTCTTTCTCCAGTCCTTGCCCAAGCTCACGTTTCCTGGAGGACTGCTGATAGGATGCAGCCCTGGATTCATGAACGTCCCCAAGATCAAAGGCACCCACACGGCCATGAAGAGTGGCATGCTGGCTGCAGAGGCCATCTTCCAGAAGATAACAGATGAAAACCTGCAGTCTGAGACAGCAGGTAAAACTCAGAAATTTGTCCCACTCCCATTTAACCTCCATTGAACATGTTACTACCTTATTAACTGGGTTTGAAATTGTGGTATTCACACCAAGCTGAAGAGTGGAAAAGTATAGGGAACTGGGTCtacagtgaataaagttttGAAATGCAGATCAGCCTTTGGCAAGTtagtatatatttgtatttaaattattaaatttacAATCTAGTGTAAAATACTTAGGGATGGATGGAAGTAACATTAACAACATTAAGAAGCTTGACTAAGAATTTTGAAacaacatttaggtttcattttaatttgtatttttctgttggtAGGAATCCATGTGCCTGAGTATGAAGAGACCTTGAAAAAGTCCTGGATTTGGAAAGAGCTGTATGCTGTGAGGAACATCCGGCCTTCATTCCACAATTATTTTGGCCTTTACGGAGGAATGATATACACGGGGATATTTTACTGGATCTTCAGAGGCAAAGAGCCATGGACATTGAAACATGCTGGTAAGAACTTCACAGGGTCTGTTCcgctcaaataaaaaaaatccaattactgacattttaaagataaaatattgATGCATTGCTaaatttgtgaaattaagcTACTTTGAAGATGGACATGCAGGGAGAAATCGTTTTTAAGAcattatcttaaaatatttttcatctgcATGGACACACATTTACAAGTGTCCTTGGCAGTAACTAGTAACTAGTCATTCTTTAGCacattgtgaaatattaaaatcttGATGTTCACCAGTGTTTGTTCCTGATTTTAGGGGCAGACTCTGCTCAGCTGAAACCAGCAAAGGATTGCACCCCAATCGAGTACCCCAAACCGGATGGCAAGCTCAGCTTTGACCTTCTGTCCTCCGTTGCACTTAGTGGGACAAACCATGAACATGACCAGCCCCCACACCTCACTCTCAAGGACGATAGCGTACCTGTTGCCCAAAACCTGGCTATCTATGATGGGCCAGAACAGCGTTTCTGTCCTGCAGGTAATGACAAAACTGTCTTAACTGCCCACATTCGGTTTGAGCCTTATTATCAGTGATGTACCAAAGGCCACTATTCTTTCAGAGACTAGTACAGATGCTGATAGAGGTATAGGATGGAAAGAACACAACTTGTTCTGAACGTAGTTCATTTGAACAGGCTTCATATTCTCATTTACTCAGAGGTGCACTACGTAGGACCAAAGACTTGccattacttttttgttgttctgtaaCTGTATGCTGGAATGTTGTAAAGTGCAAACCATTGTTTTTACAGGTGTGTATGAGTTTGTTCCTCTGGAGTCTGGAGATGGCATGAGGCTGCAAATTAACGCACAGAACTGTGTTCACTGCAAGACCTGTGACATCAAAGATCCCAGTCAGAACATTAACTGGGTGGTGCCAGAAGGAAGTGGGGGACCCGCCTACAACGGCATGTGATCTTTTGAAGACCGCGCACTGGGCTGCCACTACGATGGTTAGGGCTGCCCTAACCATGTGGTATGTTGCTTTTCTCACTCCATTGATCTAGACAACCTGTCACACGCAAAagcagtgtgaaagagaaaagcaatACGCCCACACTTTGGACAAATCTAACCTTATCATGTGCCTAGTTTCTGAACAGAAAGTTATCATTTTAACAGTATGGGCAGGATGAGCGGAATCTGAGTTTCTAAGTTGAATGTTGAATCAACTTAGACAAGTTATGTTCGCAGAAAATTGGACGGAACTGTATGTGGATTGGGCGTGGGGGGTAAGATGTGAAATGGTAACTGATGTGAATGATCTGCTTGTTTTTAGCTCGCTTCTACTGACTAACTACCAGACACCTGCAGatattgtaatatgtaaatgattttatGAACTATTGAAGGTACTGTTCTCAGCACATAAGCTCTAttgtatacatacacaataGTGCTTATGTCGCATTCAAAGCATTGGTTTCAGTAGAGCTACATAATGTTAAGATATAAaactactttaaaaaaagaacatatcAGCTAccaattataaaaaaaaccaaGTTAACTGATTACAAAAGTACAAGTAATATGCAAATAACATACAAggttcatattttattcagtcaGAAAAATCCCAGGATTCACGTGGCATTTCAAGTGTATGAATTTTGTGGTTAGGTATTTGTGCAACCATTCAAAGTTTGCAAACACAAATAAGTTACTGAACAGGGATCAGGTAATCAGTCCTTTACTGAGAAAAGTTCAGTCTACAACAGTAATCTACTTGGGAACAGATACAACACAGTAAAGTTCACCTGGTACAGTAAAAGGAGGTAAAAGCATATGACATGTTGAACACAAGATATTTTTCTTGCACCTTCGACCATGCATGTGTGAGACAGTCCAGGATTCTCACCTTCCTGTTGCTTCTAATAGTGCATctttacaatttcatttaatagaaatgttttttgtccCACCAAACAATTAGACAATACATAAAATAGACCAGAAAATATTCTTATCACTCAAAATATAGCACTATTGGCTTGGCTGATCTTAAGTCAAAGTAAATGTTGATACCACAGGTGTAGGCTATTAAACCCGTGTATGGTTCAAATGTCAAAGGAAGGGACCACGAATTCCCGCCTGGCCATCTGAATGTGTTGCTCATGTCCGCACAGTGAGATAACCCTCCTCAGTATCTACAGTGGAAATCTTCACGCGAACATTTTTGCATATgttctcttctccttctccttctcctccttcacctTCTGTCTGACCCTCAGTATCTCGTTCCCAATAGCTGGAAGTTGAGATTTgcagtgaaaatattaattattatggagcaaaatcaatcaaatcGACAGCAATACTTTGCAGTAATAACTGTTccggttgatttttttttttcccgtaacaaaacaatgacaaattcAGGGCTACATTCCAGAATGTAAATTATTACTTTTTCCACTAGAAGGAGATGGGGAAAGCAGCCAATTTATTCAGAGATGAATTGAGTAATTCTGAAATCATTATGACCTCACAGGAGGTCGCGCCCAACATTATGCTGTTTATTCGGAGCACTTTCTGAGACGCACAATAAATTATCCTTTTCAGTTCAATGGTGGCTTCTTTTTTATTACTGACAGCCATGTAAGCAGTGtaaatttttatttacacatactCAGGGGTTTCTTCTTCTCCCACTTGCTCATGCTTGTGATAAACAGACAAGAGAAATAAAGTTAACCTTAAAATTGAAAGACTTTCTCACCTTTATCCTCTGGTGCTATTTCTTGAGCTTTTTTAAGGTCAAgctgtaaattaaataaaatgtcagtattACTGGAAGTTACTTACACTGCTCTCTACTGTTGATTCtgtgaattacaaaaaaagctTTACCAGTGCTTTATCGTACTCCTTCATTCCTTGCCATCCTTGAGCCCTCCTGTACAGTGCTTTAGTGTTTGTTTGGTTCAGTTCAAGTGCCTTTTCCagaagacaaagaaacaaaggggAAGAGTTAAATAAATAGTGCACTTTATAATTTGAAATGATATTCCTAAAGGGACTTCAATTAAATTGTCTTGCCAGGGCCACTGACTTGGTGTGTGCCTGGCTCTTGCAACTGGACCctactgcatttcattttcaggtacattttcttaaaaatattactgtaacATTCTAATACACTTCATTTAATACATGTAGGGCAACATGTTTCAGAGAACAGGCCCCTGTAAACTACATGGGaatttttcccccctcctctgttgACATTTGATCTGCCACATTTGGACTTCTAGCATTTCGCTAGAACCCTTAGAAGAACCCTAGTTGCAAGAGCTAGAGCTCTTGCAACTAGACTctactgtgtttcattttcaggtacattttcttaaaaatattactGTCATATTCTAATACACTTCATTTAATACATGTAGGGCAACATGTTTCAGAGAACAGGGCCCTGTAAACTACATGGGaatttttccccccctcctctgttgACATTTGATCTGCCACTTTTGGACTTCTAGCATTCCACAGAACGTTACATTTACCTCGCTGCAGCTGTCGATGGCTTCTTGCCAGAGCTGCATTTTCAGCTTACAAGCAGCAATGTTCAAAATACAGCTCAAGGCTATGGGTTCAAGTTTTTTCTGTGCGTCGTCATCGTCCACCACATCTCCACAGACTTCCAGGTACCTGTGGCCAGCATGAGACAGCACCATTAGGTTCCAGCTGAGTGTTAATTACCTCCACTACCAGCAGGTGGAGTAGACCTTATTTGATGTCCCCTCTATATCTGTCTATCATTGGACAGGATAACTCAATGTTACGGATTTTGATGACACAATTTGTGATTATTGGCAtttgggtaaaaaaagaaattgtaatTAGGGCTACTAGGTATTGTACATGTGATATGCAAGTCATGTGACACCAGAAATATGAGTAGGCCACCTGGCAAGGGATTGTATGTATCCCTTTGGGATTCCAGGTGGCAGCGGTGCGCAATCTAGTAAACTactgtttctgtaaatgtatCACTTTACTGGACTTGAATATGTTCAACATTATATAGTATTACTGATTCTATGCAGTGCAACTAAGTAGCTGTAATGGTTCACTCATAatcaaacatgcacattttatgttttcacgTCTGATTCATGACGAATTGACGATGATTAACTTTCAAAAGATGTGTGGGTGCTTTTTGCCACAGGCGTGGCTTTGCAATGGCTTCATAGGTGtgcaaaatgcagaaaaacCTACTAgccatttattttgtgaaactACTTATCTACATGAACCTTAGAgataaaattatttacagtcAATACAAGTGTACAACTTTAAagtaatgtacagtacaaacaGGAAAAAGCCAGCTAATAAGAGGCAAACATGAACATAATACCACGATTATCACACCTTAGGGCTTTGGAGTACTTCTTATTAGCTGCTGACCAGTTTTGGGTTTTGAAGAAGTTGTTCCCAATACTTTTGACATCTTCAGCAACTGATAAAATTTTGTCAACCtaatgcaaaaaggaaaaacgaAAATGTAAGCATACACACTGATCCTCAATTCCCCAAATGACAGTCAAACTGGAACTGTAAAAGAAAGTAGTAAAGATGAGAAAATGGCACCTACGTCTTTGAAATCTATATCTGAGTCCTCTGGAAAGTCTGGATGGGTGTCCCCTGAGCCATCATTTGGTGCAACCCCCCAGTCATCTCCTTGCTTGTGTTCTCCACACTCAGCTATGATGCACGGCTTCAAAGGATCAAAAAAGCACACCATTGATCATCTCCTGACATATCAGATATTGTAAAAGGATTTGCCTCCAAAGATGTGCATGCgcattttcactgtttatcAGACACTGTTTGCGTTCTATCATAAATTGACCTCCCAGAGCAGCTAGATGAAGGGAGGGGGCTTCCTTGGTGCTCTGGAAATACTCcacaactgaaaaaagtaattattattGTCACGTACCTTCACTGGGGCATCCTCCTTTGTCTCCGCAGCCTCCAAAATTTTGACAACCCCCATTCCTTTTAGAACCTGCCCAAAGACTACATGCTTCCCATCAAGATGCGGGGTCGGTACGGTGGTGATGAAAAACTGGGAACCATTTGTGTTGGGTCCAGAATTGGCCATGCTCAGCAAACCTTCCTTATCatgctaaaataaacacacaaacaatacaatCAAATACTGTTAACATTCATTCTGAGCTTTGCCAGGGCACTATACAGGCTCAGTAGAGCTGATGTCttcaagaaaaaatgaaatgatttgatatttttaacTTGATCCACACATGACTCCAGTATTCAGTGTTGCATAACACTCCTCTTAGCGACAGGCAAACTTATTTTACGTAGCTCATCCAAATCTTTTATCATTATGCAGAAGTGCCTTACCTTGTACTGAAAGTTTTCATCTTCAAACTTCTCCCCGTAAATGCTCTCTCCTCCAGTGCCATTTTGACGTGAGAAATCCCCTCCCTGGATCATGAACTTCTTAATAACTGTGTGACCGCAAGAACAATTACAAGGTGATTAGACTGATTGAACATTGAACAGACTGATTGAACATTGAACAGACTGATTGAACATTTGTAAAGCCACCCAAAAACACAACTGCACAATGTAAATAACAACATGTTACCCTATCTATATAGTATAAAGTCTGACTTCCACTTACTCCTGTGGAAAGGGCATCCTTTGAAGTGCAGTGGCTTCCCTGTAGTCGCACCCTCTCCCTTTTCGCCGGTGCAGAGAGCTCTGAAGTTCTCGGCGGTTTTAGGGACGACATCAGCGAATAGCTCTAACACTATACGCCCCACTAAAAAGAACAGTGGATTAATGGCATGATTAATAAAACGCTACTGGCTACACAAATATGGAAAATGACACTCTTATCAGCTTCCACAATGTAAGGATCCTATCACTTaaaagtacagtatataaaataGAACTGTGCACAAATATTAGCCAGTTAACATCTTTgccattaaaatggaaaagcGTTCATGTCAGCATACCAGAATTTTCACAGTGACGTCAAGGCTAGTGTGCATGCCTATATGTAGAGCTACTTTGGCTAATCAGATGTCTACCAATAACTTAGTTCTAAGTTGTAAGTCAGATCGCAACCTAGCCAGTTGTTGGAGGAAAATCAGGATATATTGTTATAGTATGTtgtgttaaaatatataatcataCATACAGCTCATTTACATTGTATTCTAGAAATGCCTGATAACTACTGAGTTAGCGTTAATTATAGCTACACTAGCTCCCGGATAATGGCAAATTAACTAACCAGACCGACGCATGAATGCTCGTTATCTTCGCTAAACAGACTGATAGTTATCTAGAAAGCCTGCTGGTAGACAACCTAAAGACGGCATGATAGTATTCCGGCTCAGCGCCCCTGCCAGCTCTGCTAGctctagctaactagctacccGAAATGTCAGATTTAGCTTGCGGTAATTGAACGCGTGCATCTACGGCTAACTAGCCCTCAGCTACCTTCGCTTCAGACTAAGGTAGTTTTAGATCACTATCGAACCTCTTTCTCCGCCAATATCAACGTCTAAGAAAACCCGAGGGTTGTCAGCGTTGGAGGGCTTGCTTGCAGGTGTTGCGTTTGACATTTTTCGCTTGGTTTTTGGAAAATATCCGCGGTACAGTTCTTCTGATAGCACCGGATCAGCACCGTCTACAGCTACTTGTGAGAGACATTCACAGAACTTCCGTCGCAGATTGTAAGACATCCGGGAGCTGGAGTCATCTGACGCTGATTTTTTAACCAATCAGAGAATAGAGCGCTGAACGTTATACCAATAAGCGACTAGGGCGCATCTAACTCATTGACGATTACAAAAAATACCATTAATACCATTCTGGTGTTCCAAGAAAAATAAAGTCAGGGAATATGTTCGAGTTCCCATAATAGTTTACAGTACGCGTCTCGAACATGTCATTAGACTCTGTTGGTCATGAAAGCTTGCAGTTTTCCAGTAATATCGCAGGGATGAAACCAATTCTCATGCCTAAAATGCTAGACTGGTATGGTGTCAGTCGGGCAATATACTTGAAGCAATGACTGCTAAACTAGGCAATGTATACATCATTTGTTTGCGATTACCTAGTGACCTGAAAACAATACACGCATGCAACAAGACTGGCAGTGCTTTTCCCCATTCCAGTTATTAGCTTGCAATATACACTACCTGACAAAAGTCATGGGACATGGGcagttatgaataaaacatgtctttattcCAAGAAAGAAACAACATTAGCCtgctttttacattaaatgtgtgcttgtgtttactTCAT from Megalops cyprinoides isolate fMegCyp1 chromosome 22, fMegCyp1.pri, whole genome shotgun sequence carries:
- the LOC118769480 gene encoding electron transfer flavoprotein-ubiquinone oxidoreductase, mitochondrial-like; the protein is MMFPAGRISLQTRQCARVLKTLRGDCLPAQRLSSTSAPVPRITTHYTVYPREKDPRWEGVEMERFADEADVVIVGGGPAGLSAAIRLKQLANERGAELRVCVVEKASQIGAHTLSGACLEPSALTELFPDWKERGAPLNTPVTEDKFGILTEKYKIPVPIIPGLPMNNHGNYIVRLGHFVRWLGEQAEELGVELYPGYAAAEVLFHEDGSVKGIATNDVGISKDGSPKDVFERGMELHAKVTVFGEGCHGHLAKQLYKQFNLREKCQPQTYAIGLKEVWIIDEKKWRPGRVEHTVGWPLDRNTYGGSFLYHLNEGEPLVALGFVVGLDYQNPYLSPFREFQRWKHHPSVAPTLEGGSRIAYGARALNEGGFQSLPKLTFPGGLLIGCSPGFMNVPKIKGTHTAMKSGMLAAEAIFQKITDENLQSETAGIHVPEYEETLKKSWIWKELYAVRNIRPSFHNYFGLYGGMIYTGIFYWIFRGKEPWTLKHAGADSAQLKPAKDCTPIEYPKPDGKLSFDLLSSVALSGTNHEHDQPPHLTLKDDSVPVAQNLAIYDGPEQRFCPAGVYEFVPLESGDGMRLQINAQNCVHCKTCDIKDPSQNINWVVPEGSGGPAYNGM
- the ppid gene encoding peptidyl-prolyl cis-trans isomerase D yields the protein MSNATPASKPSNADNPRVFLDVDIGGERVGRIVLELFADVVPKTAENFRALCTGEKGEGATTGKPLHFKGCPFHRIIKKFMIQGGDFSRQNGTGGESIYGEKFEDENFQYKHDKEGLLSMANSGPNTNGSQFFITTVPTPHLDGKHVVFGQVLKGMGVVKILEAAETKEDAPVKPCIIAECGEHKQGDDWGVAPNDGSGDTHPDFPEDSDIDFKDVDKILSVAEDVKSIGNNFFKTQNWSAANKKYSKALRYLEVCGDVVDDDDAQKKLEPIALSCILNIAACKLKMQLWQEAIDSCSEALELNQTNTKALYRRAQGWQGMKEYDKALLDLKKAQEIAPEDKAIGNEILRVRQKVKEEKEKEKRTYAKMFA